One Algibacter sp. L3A6 genomic region harbors:
- a CDS encoding alpha/beta hydrolase, giving the protein MKKLIGFLLVFCASLSLYASKIDTLVVHSTVMNKDIKNVVITPDSYKKNGPDLPVVYLLHGAGGDHKAWLGKAPKIEAYADLYNVIIVCPDGHKTSWYFDSPKESNMQYETYISKELVAEVDSNYNTIADKNHRAITGYSMGGHGALYLAFKHNDIWGVAASMSGGLDIRGFPLQWEIAKRLGVYAEEPEIWEQNTVINMTHLLDGKNLKFMFDCGVDDFFYDANVRLHKKLLERRIPHDYIERPGAHTNQYWANSITYQMVFFKDFFNSTKK; this is encoded by the coding sequence ATGAAAAAGTTAATTGGATTTTTACTCGTCTTTTGTGCATCATTATCGCTTTATGCATCAAAAATTGATACGTTGGTTGTGCATAGTACAGTTATGAATAAAGACATAAAAAACGTAGTAATAACTCCTGATTCTTATAAAAAAAACGGACCAGATTTACCAGTCGTGTATTTACTTCATGGCGCAGGTGGAGATCATAAAGCTTGGTTAGGTAAGGCTCCAAAGATTGAAGCTTATGCCGATTTATACAATGTAATTATTGTGTGTCCCGATGGGCATAAAACCAGTTGGTATTTTGATAGCCCAAAAGAAAGTAATATGCAATATGAAACTTATATTTCTAAAGAGCTTGTTGCAGAGGTTGATAGCAATTACAATACTATAGCCGATAAAAATCATCGTGCCATTACGGGGTATAGTATGGGCGGTCATGGCGCTTTATATTTAGCTTTTAAACATAACGATATTTGGGGTGTTGCCGCTAGCATGAGTGGTGGTTTAGACATAAGAGGCTTTCCATTACAATGGGAAATCGCAAAGCGTTTAGGCGTTTATGCCGAAGAACCAGAAATTTGGGAGCAAAATACGGTTATTAACATGACGCATTTGCTTGATGGTAAAAACTTAAAATTTATGTTCGATTGTGGTGTAGACGATTTTTTCTACGATGCTAATGTGCGTTTGCATAAAAAACTCTTAGAACGCAGAATTCCTCACGATTATATCGAAAGACCTGGCGCACATACCAATCAATATTGGGCGAATTCAATAACCTATCAAATGGTATTTTTTAAAGACTTTTTTAATTCAACTAAAAAATAA
- a CDS encoding heparinase II/III family protein, with the protein MKKIVLFISVSFCFIQANYGQFIFPKSIEREHPRLISSKVSKEDILRNIENSKDVNQSYEAIKSKISKYVVQYKTDPEWLSSRFQMYWNSHATDVYVDGEFYSHAKGKAPVPTVRFTGQRDYVTDYNTPSLEDVKPYFEDDRGLFLQHKETKTWEWVKPSKTGRIIENTNEKIMRIARDAALVYFIEGDADYAKLAAHLFDVYMQGLYYRNEPIDMQKGNVQNIIGLTSFQVIKENIVDELTQCYDFLYHYIQKKHKPNNEIYATSLKKLAEIIIKNGVPDNNWNLHQANFVIQIALVLDEDKMYADGKGCQYYLNRIFNESEARQWSVKDVLDYGYDQDNGVWNESSSYALSVAKGYTHLARTLQSALDIDVMQFMPVIPEAVAVMPQYLYPNNYIVAFGDSHYGPLETEPFIDLVANAQQFNNREQEETFTALLYMLQDKNEDEHKRNEKNSIHDILHHTKVPLDKSIAPANKGDFMTNSFYAPTVSWVTMRNGLSSKHGLMVSQVGALGNHAHSNGIAMELYGKNYVLAPEGGRGSSYFRPDYKEYYSQFPAHNTVSVNGKSQYNKMRSYYPFEVKRLYPASERKTGYYPNINFSDIYFNEPSTNSDQNRVMSIVRTGETSGYYIDVFRSKQNDGKDEYHDYFYHNLGQELNLTSENGALLNLVESSKLTSKVGNIKAYDYMWDEVSIKTNKTLNATYNLSVEGEEQVHMNMWMQGNENREIFKVKSPPSEAFRHGIIPKNIEEAPLLTTVVRQYGEAWNRPFVAIYEPSTTSEPSTIKQVDTFTSPLNKSFVGLKIESIQDRTDIMFSSDVIGKYAFQNINFNGTFGMVTSEENKTTLFLGSGKFIEKDGFSIRILGKTSGTATLVYGNNMQLTCDDVMLLTVPDTYKKGEVILTFGFKELRGERLKMNGENVVNFKVPAMNFQEISIGLK; encoded by the coding sequence ATGAAAAAAATAGTCCTATTTATTAGTGTTAGTTTCTGTTTTATACAGGCAAATTATGGGCAATTTATATTTCCTAAGAGTATTGAGCGCGAACATCCGCGTTTAATTTCATCTAAAGTTTCCAAAGAAGATATTCTTCGAAATATAGAAAACTCTAAAGATGTTAATCAATCTTATGAAGCTATAAAAAGCAAAATTTCTAAATATGTAGTGCAGTATAAAACGGATCCAGAATGGTTATCATCTCGTTTTCAAATGTATTGGAATTCTCATGCTACAGATGTTTATGTAGATGGCGAGTTTTATTCACATGCCAAAGGAAAAGCTCCGGTGCCAACTGTTCGGTTTACAGGACAAAGAGATTATGTTACCGATTACAACACGCCGAGTTTAGAAGATGTAAAGCCGTATTTTGAAGATGATCGAGGTTTATTTCTTCAGCATAAAGAAACAAAGACGTGGGAGTGGGTAAAACCATCTAAAACCGGAAGAATTATTGAAAATACTAATGAGAAAATTATGCGCATTGCTCGCGATGCTGCGTTGGTTTATTTCATTGAAGGCGATGCAGATTATGCCAAACTAGCTGCCCATTTATTCGATGTGTATATGCAAGGTTTGTATTACAGAAACGAACCTATCGATATGCAAAAAGGGAACGTTCAAAACATTATTGGTTTAACTTCTTTTCAGGTTATTAAAGAAAACATTGTAGATGAATTAACTCAATGTTACGATTTTCTCTACCATTATATTCAAAAGAAACATAAACCTAATAACGAAATTTACGCAACATCTTTAAAGAAGTTAGCCGAAATAATTATAAAAAATGGCGTTCCAGATAATAACTGGAATCTGCACCAAGCCAATTTTGTAATACAAATTGCTTTAGTTTTAGATGAAGATAAAATGTATGCCGATGGCAAAGGCTGTCAATATTACTTAAACCGTATTTTTAACGAATCGGAAGCCAGACAATGGTCGGTTAAAGATGTTTTAGACTATGGATACGATCAAGATAATGGCGTTTGGAACGAGAGTTCTAGTTACGCATTAAGTGTAGCAAAAGGCTATACGCATTTGGCGCGCACATTACAAAGCGCTTTGGATATTGATGTGATGCAGTTTATGCCAGTAATACCTGAAGCTGTTGCGGTTATGCCTCAATATTTATATCCTAATAATTATATTGTTGCTTTTGGCGATTCGCATTATGGACCGCTGGAAACAGAACCTTTTATAGACCTTGTTGCCAATGCGCAGCAGTTTAATAACCGTGAGCAAGAAGAAACGTTTACGGCGTTACTTTATATGCTTCAAGATAAAAATGAAGATGAGCATAAAAGGAATGAAAAAAACTCCATTCACGATATTTTACATCACACTAAAGTGCCTTTAGATAAAAGTATAGCGCCTGCGAATAAAGGTGATTTTATGACGAATTCCTTTTACGCACCAACGGTAAGTTGGGTGACTATGCGAAACGGATTAAGTTCAAAGCACGGCCTAATGGTGTCTCAAGTTGGGGCTTTAGGGAATCATGCACATTCCAACGGGATTGCCATGGAACTTTATGGAAAAAACTATGTTTTAGCTCCCGAAGGTGGTCGTGGTTCTAGTTATTTTAGACCCGATTATAAAGAATATTATTCGCAATTTCCTGCGCACAATACGGTTTCCGTTAACGGAAAATCGCAGTACAATAAAATGCGTAGCTATTATCCTTTTGAAGTGAAGCGTTTATATCCCGCATCGGAGCGTAAAACAGGATATTATCCAAATATTAATTTTTCTGATATTTATTTTAATGAACCGAGTACAAATTCCGATCAAAATCGTGTGATGAGTATTGTGCGTACAGGAGAAACTTCGGGCTATTATATTGATGTGTTTCGATCTAAACAAAATGATGGAAAAGATGAATATCACGATTATTTCTATCATAATTTAGGTCAGGAATTAAATTTAACATCCGAAAATGGAGCGCTTTTAAATCTAGTTGAAAGTTCTAAGCTCACATCCAAAGTTGGTAATATTAAAGCTTACGATTATATGTGGGACGAAGTTTCAATAAAAACGAATAAAACTTTAAATGCGACCTATAATTTATCTGTTGAAGGGGAAGAGCAGGTACATATGAATATGTGGATGCAAGGCAATGAAAACCGTGAGATTTTTAAAGTAAAATCGCCGCCTTCTGAAGCTTTTCGTCACGGTATAATTCCGAAGAATATTGAAGAAGCACCGCTTTTAACAACAGTGGTTAGACAATATGGAGAAGCTTGGAATCGTCCGTTTGTAGCCATATACGAGCCTTCAACAACGAGTGAACCTTCAACAATAAAGCAGGTTGATACCTTTACAAGTCCTTTAAATAAAAGCTTCGTTGGGTTAAAAATAGAGAGTATTCAGGACAGAACGGATATTATGTTTTCATCCGATGTTATTGGTAAATACGCTTTTCAAAACATCAATTTTAACGGCACATTCGGGATGGTGACTTCCGAAGAAAACAAAACAACACTTTTTTTAGGCTCAGGGAAGTTTATTGAGAAAGATGGTTTTTCTATTCGAATTTTAGGTAAAACATCAGGCACAGCAACTTTAGTTTATGGAAATAACATGCAATTAACTTGTGATGATGTTATGCTGCTAACCGTACCAGATACCTATAAAAAAGGCGAAGTGATTTTAACTTTTGGTTTTAAAGAATTAAGAGGTGAGCGTTTAAAAATGAATGGTGAAAATGTGGTTAACTTTAAAGTACCAGCCATGAATTTTCAAGAGATTTCAATAGGATTAAAATAA
- a CDS encoding sulfatase produces MMSQKSILKLLTVFLLIGIVSCKSEEKKEVVVVKKELPAKRPNIIFMMSDDHAYQAISAYSNHLIETPNIDRIADEGIKFTNACVSNSICAPSRATILTGKHCHIHGKVDNVFPFDESQTTFPQLMQQAGYKTAMFGKLHFGNNPKGVDEFKILPGQGRYYNPIFNTNDGQITVEGYVTDIIMDMTLEWLEKNKDDEQPFMLFSMQKAPHREWLPAPRHFKEYTKKTFVEPETLFDDYEGRGTAAKTAEMNLLKHMNWAGDAKIYPELMAELGLKDESGWDLEAFEREVGAMNEEQRAVWDSVYRPVMEDFKTKYPEMDDKELMKWRYQRYMQDYLGCIASVDENVGRLLDYMEDSGLDENTMVIYTSDQGFYLGEHGWFDKRFVYDESFKTPLLIKWPNVIEPGITNTEMVQNLDFAQTILEAAQIEAPSDMQGESLVPLLLGNEDEWTREAVYYHYYEYPGIHMVKRHYAIITQEYKLAHFYYDVDEWELYDRKNDPQEMKNVVNDPAYADVVVKLKKQLAELREQYGDSSELDQEILRKYLEAQNNPDIETVPLH; encoded by the coding sequence ATGATGAGCCAAAAATCTATTTTAAAATTATTAACGGTATTTCTTTTAATAGGAATTGTTTCCTGTAAATCAGAAGAAAAAAAAGAGGTCGTAGTGGTTAAAAAAGAACTTCCTGCTAAACGACCAAATATTATTTTTATGATGTCTGATGATCATGCATATCAGGCCATTAGTGCGTACAGCAATCATTTAATTGAAACACCAAATATAGATCGTATTGCAGACGAAGGAATTAAATTCACCAATGCCTGTGTTTCAAACTCTATTTGTGCGCCATCTAGAGCTACTATTTTAACGGGTAAACATTGCCATATTCATGGTAAAGTGGATAACGTATTTCCTTTCGATGAGTCGCAAACTACCTTTCCACAGTTAATGCAACAGGCAGGCTATAAAACGGCTATGTTCGGTAAATTACACTTTGGTAACAATCCAAAAGGTGTAGATGAATTTAAAATTCTACCAGGGCAAGGGCGTTACTACAATCCTATTTTTAACACCAACGATGGCCAAATTACAGTAGAAGGTTATGTAACGGATATTATAATGGACATGACTTTAGAATGGCTAGAGAAAAACAAAGACGACGAGCAACCATTCATGTTATTTTCAATGCAGAAAGCGCCACATAGAGAGTGGTTACCAGCACCAAGACATTTTAAAGAATATACTAAAAAGACATTTGTTGAGCCAGAAACGTTGTTTGATGATTACGAAGGTAGAGGTACTGCGGCAAAAACTGCAGAAATGAATTTATTAAAGCACATGAATTGGGCTGGAGATGCTAAAATCTATCCAGAGCTTATGGCAGAACTCGGTTTAAAAGATGAGTCTGGTTGGGATTTAGAAGCTTTTGAGCGTGAAGTAGGTGCCATGAATGAAGAACAACGTGCTGTTTGGGATTCTGTTTATCGTCCTGTTATGGAAGATTTCAAAACCAAATATCCAGAAATGGATGATAAGGAATTAATGAAATGGCGTTACCAACGCTACATGCAAGATTACTTAGGTTGTATAGCATCTGTTGATGAAAATGTTGGGCGTTTATTAGATTACATGGAAGATTCTGGTTTAGATGAAAATACTATGGTGATTTATACTTCCGATCAAGGATTTTATTTAGGAGAGCACGGTTGGTTCGATAAGCGTTTTGTTTATGATGAATCGTTTAAAACACCATTATTAATTAAATGGCCAAATGTTATCGAGCCAGGAATTACAAATACCGAAATGGTACAGAATTTAGATTTTGCGCAAACCATTTTAGAAGCTGCTCAAATTGAAGCACCTAGCGATATGCAAGGTGAAAGTTTAGTACCTCTTTTATTAGGGAACGAAGACGAATGGACAAGAGAAGCCGTGTATTATCATTATTACGAATATCCTGGTATTCACATGGTGAAAAGACATTATGCCATTATTACACAAGAATATAAGCTAGCACATTTTTATTATGATGTGGATGAATGGGAACTTTACGATCGTAAAAATGATCCGCAAGAAATGAAAAATGTAGTAAACGATCCTGCTTATGCTGATGTAGTTGTAAAGCTTAAAAAACAACTAGCGGAACTACGTGAACAGTATGGTGATAGTTCGGAGTTAGATCAAGAAATTCTTAGAAAATATCTTGAAGCTCAAAACAACCCAGATATTGAAACGGTGCCGTTGCATTAG
- a CDS encoding sulfatase-like hydrolase/transferase produces the protein MHFNFVKYLAFVFLLGSFSCKNETKATIDIKVQEENNQPNIVLLLCDDLGYGDLSSFGHSIIQTQHLDALAKTGIKLTNFYSTAPVCSPSRVGLLTGRSPNKAGVYDFIPGPKKSEDNRDLVHMQADEVTIPALLKKAGYDTCLSGKWHCNSRFNSKEQPQPNDFGFDHWFSTHNNASPSHQNPKNFVRNGEKVGEIEGFSSQIVVNEAINWLENKKSDKPFFLEVAFHEPHEPIASPEDLVQKYLPLAENLQQAEYFANVENVDIAVGRLVAFLKEKYGDNTLVVFTSDNGPETFMRYAKAKKSYGTPGELKGMKLWTNEAGFRVPCIVNWLGKETFTGTSEKVVSALDFLPTFVDIAGAELPKRTLDGQSIKKFLNTGDLEREKPLIWAFYDAINERRVAMRSGDWKIMARLESDNKVLPNIHNLYDGNEAFVKNAELTNFVLFNLKNDISESEDLASKEPEVFEKMKAEFLVQYKDLLNESHIWVRNE, from the coding sequence ATGCATTTTAATTTTGTAAAATATCTAGCCTTTGTTTTTCTTTTAGGAAGTTTTTCTTGTAAAAATGAAACAAAAGCAACGATTGATATTAAAGTTCAAGAGGAAAACAATCAACCTAATATCGTTCTGCTTTTGTGTGACGATTTAGGGTATGGAGATTTATCGTCTTTTGGGCATTCCATTATACAAACACAGCATTTAGACGCATTGGCTAAAACAGGAATTAAATTAACTAATTTCTATTCTACAGCTCCGGTTTGTTCGCCTTCTCGTGTAGGTTTACTTACCGGAAGAAGCCCAAATAAAGCTGGTGTTTACGATTTTATTCCTGGCCCTAAAAAGAGTGAGGATAATCGTGATTTAGTGCACATGCAGGCCGATGAGGTTACTATTCCTGCCTTGTTAAAAAAGGCGGGTTATGATACTTGCTTATCAGGAAAATGGCATTGTAATTCTCGTTTTAATTCTAAAGAACAGCCACAACCTAACGATTTCGGATTCGATCATTGGTTTTCAACACATAATAATGCGTCTCCAAGTCATCAAAACCCAAAGAATTTTGTTAGAAACGGCGAAAAAGTTGGCGAAATAGAAGGATTTAGTAGTCAAATTGTAGTGAACGAGGCTATTAATTGGCTTGAAAACAAAAAAAGCGATAAACCATTTTTCTTAGAAGTCGCGTTTCACGAACCGCACGAACCTATTGCTTCTCCAGAAGATTTAGTTCAAAAATATTTACCATTAGCAGAGAATCTTCAACAAGCAGAATATTTTGCCAATGTTGAAAATGTGGACATTGCTGTGGGACGTTTAGTGGCATTTTTAAAAGAAAAATATGGTGATAATACTTTAGTGGTTTTTACTTCGGATAACGGACCAGAAACCTTTATGAGGTATGCAAAAGCAAAAAAATCTTACGGTACACCTGGAGAATTAAAAGGTATGAAACTTTGGACTAACGAAGCTGGTTTTAGAGTGCCTTGCATTGTAAACTGGTTAGGAAAAGAAACTTTTACCGGAACCTCAGAAAAAGTGGTGTCTGCCTTAGATTTTTTACCAACGTTTGTTGATATCGCTGGTGCTGAATTACCTAAAAGAACCCTAGATGGGCAATCCATTAAAAAGTTTTTAAATACAGGTGATTTAGAGCGCGAAAAGCCATTAATATGGGCATTTTATGATGCTATTAATGAGCGTCGAGTAGCAATGAGAAGCGGCGATTGGAAAATTATGGCACGTTTGGAGTCGGACAATAAAGTGCTTCCAAATATTCATAACCTATACGATGGTAACGAAGCTTTTGTTAAAAATGCTGAACTCACCAATTTTGTATTATTCAATTTGAAAAATGACATTAGTGAATCTGAAGATTTAGCTTCGAAAGAACCAGAAGTTTTTGAGAAAATGAAAGCAGAATTTTTAGTGCAGTATAAAGATTTATTAAACGAAAGTCATATTTGGGTTCGTAACGAATAG
- a CDS encoding glycoside hydrolase family 97 protein, with translation MDRVLKGYSFGLLCLMLFVSCKKAEITTVVSPNGINNITFLNNENSDAITFLVKYGEQEVIQSSILELLSNEIDFSGDLSILKTEISTENNEWKSNFAELSTITDHYNQIKIFLKLGEAQVNIIGRAYNEGVAFAYEIPEQQNIEEIGLAENIHYNFKEDYNVWATPKRGPGVLTAQGEYKKIPLSILEKGCERPLVIEIHDSLKIALAEAKLVDYARLSFDKGTSSKYSILSNLDGKMGKQEQDTISGAIISKRLEVGAKVHKKLPFQSPWRVVMMAKNEGELLENNYLIQNLNTPSAIADESWIKPGKVLRETTLTTQGAFAAIDFVAAHNMQYIMFDAGWYGDEMKNSSDATTVTLDPKRSKGPLDMEAVTAYGKEKGIGLILYINRRALEKQIDEVLPLLKKWGVAGIKYGFVRVGDQDATAWMHEAVKKTAQYEMIIDVHDEYRPTGFSRTYPNFLTQEGIRGDEETVPNAHTLISMFTRTLAGASDNTVCYYSSRVNAMGSHASQLAKTVCIFSPLQFLYWYDKAPLAPVKEDGLWGDTKTIGNEPELEFFDNVPTTWDETKVLEAEIGEIGVIARRKDNDWYIGGINGETARNVLLDFSFLEDNQNYKAKLYTDDETIETRTHVKIEEIEVSNKSKLNLNVKSNNGFAMRITKL, from the coding sequence ATGGACAGAGTTCTAAAGGGATATAGTTTCGGATTGCTTTGTTTGATGTTGTTTGTTAGTTGTAAAAAAGCTGAAATAACAACGGTTGTTTCTCCTAACGGTATTAATAATATCACATTTTTGAATAATGAAAATAGTGATGCGATTACCTTTTTAGTAAAATACGGTGAGCAAGAGGTTATTCAATCTTCAATATTGGAGTTATTATCTAATGAGATTGATTTTTCTGGTGATTTGTCCATATTAAAAACCGAAATATCCACAGAAAATAACGAGTGGAAATCTAATTTTGCTGAGTTAAGCACAATTACAGACCATTATAATCAAATAAAAATATTTTTAAAATTGGGTGAAGCTCAGGTAAATATTATTGGTAGAGCATACAACGAAGGTGTTGCCTTTGCCTATGAAATTCCTGAGCAACAAAATATAGAAGAAATTGGACTAGCTGAAAATATTCATTATAATTTTAAAGAAGATTATAACGTTTGGGCTACACCAAAGCGTGGTCCTGGTGTTTTAACGGCGCAAGGTGAGTATAAAAAAATCCCATTATCTATACTCGAAAAAGGTTGTGAGCGTCCGCTTGTAATCGAAATTCACGATAGTTTAAAAATTGCTTTAGCTGAAGCAAAGTTGGTGGATTATGCACGTTTAAGTTTCGATAAAGGGACGTCTTCAAAATATAGTATTCTTTCTAATTTAGATGGTAAAATGGGGAAACAAGAACAGGATACCATTTCTGGAGCTATCATTTCTAAACGCTTAGAAGTTGGGGCCAAAGTGCATAAAAAATTACCTTTTCAATCTCCTTGGCGTGTAGTAATGATGGCGAAAAATGAAGGTGAATTATTAGAGAATAATTATTTAATTCAAAATTTAAACACCCCTTCTGCTATTGCTGATGAATCTTGGATTAAGCCAGGTAAAGTTTTAAGAGAAACCACGCTTACCACGCAAGGTGCTTTTGCTGCTATCGATTTTGTGGCCGCTCATAATATGCAATACATTATGTTCGATGCCGGTTGGTATGGCGATGAAATGAAAAACAGTTCGGATGCGACAACGGTAACTTTAGACCCAAAAAGATCTAAAGGCCCATTGGATATGGAAGCTGTAACAGCTTATGGAAAAGAAAAAGGCATTGGTCTAATTTTATATATAAACCGTCGTGCTTTAGAAAAGCAAATAGATGAGGTTTTACCATTATTGAAAAAATGGGGTGTTGCCGGAATTAAATACGGTTTTGTTCGTGTAGGTGATCAAGATGCGACGGCATGGATGCACGAAGCTGTGAAGAAAACGGCGCAATATGAAATGATTATTGATGTACACGATGAATATAGACCAACAGGTTTTTCTAGAACGTATCCAAACTTTCTAACTCAAGAAGGTATTCGAGGAGACGAAGAAACGGTACCTAACGCGCACACCCTAATTAGTATGTTTACACGTACACTTGCTGGCGCATCGGATAATACGGTTTGTTATTACAGTTCTCGAGTGAATGCCATGGGATCTCACGCATCTCAACTAGCAAAAACGGTTTGTATTTTTAGTCCGTTACAGTTTTTGTATTGGTATGATAAAGCACCATTAGCTCCAGTTAAAGAAGATGGACTTTGGGGAGATACCAAGACTATTGGTAACGAGCCAGAATTAGAGTTTTTTGATAATGTACCAACCACTTGGGACGAAACTAAAGTACTAGAAGCAGAAATTGGAGAGATAGGTGTTATTGCTAGAAGAAAAGATAACGACTGGTATATTGGTGGAATTAATGGGGAAACGGCACGAAATGTATTATTAGATTTTTCTTTTTTAGAGGATAATCAAAATTACAAAGCCAAATTATATACAGACGACGAGACTATCGAAACTAGAACTCATGTTAAAATTGAAGAGATTGAAGTTTCAAATAAATCTAAATTAAACTTAAACGTAAAAAGCAATAATGGTTTTGCTATGCGTATTACTAAACTATAA